The Candidatus Eremiobacteraceae bacterium genome segment CGGCGGCGGCCCCGGCGGCTACTCGGCCGCGATCCGGCTCGGCCAGCTCGGCAAGAAAGTGCTATGCGTCGAGAGCTACCGCCTCGGCGGCGTGTGTCTCAACGTCGGCTGCATGCCGAGCAAGGCGCTGCTCCACGTCGGCGAGGTCATCACCGCCGCGCGCGACGTCAAGGAGATGGGCATCACCTTCGGCGAGCCGAAAGTCGACCTCCCGACACTGAACAAGTGGAAGTCGAAGATGATCGACGACCTCGTCGGCGGCATCGGCACGCTCTTCAAAGCGAACAAGGTCGAAGCGATGTTCGGCGTCGCGACCATCGTCGACAAGAACACCGTCCGCGTCAAGAAGAACGACGGCGGCGACGAGACGTTGAATGCCGACAACCTCGTCATTGCGACCGGATCGGAACCGGTGGCGCTTCCCGGCTTCGAGCGAAACGGCAAGACCGTGCTCAATTCCGACGACGCGATCGCGATGGCGGAAGTGCCGCGCAGCATCGTCATCCTCGGCGCCGGTGTCATCGGCCTCGAGTTCGCGACGATCTATCGCCGGCTCGGCGCCGAAGTCACCGTCGTCGAGATGCTCGACCGCGCCTTGGGCGATACGGATCTCGAGACCTCGACGCTCTTGCTGCGCATCCTCAAGAAACAAGGCATCAACATCCACCTCAAGACGAAGTGCGCGAGCGTCGACGTGCGATCGAATGGGATCGTCGCGAAGCTGCAAGGCGAAGTGAACGTCATGCAGGAGGCCGAGAAGATGCTCGTCGCCGTCGGCCGGCGGCCGCGGACACCGCAGGGCGCCGACAAGCTCGGCCTCGCGATCGATCGCGGTTTCATCAAGGTCGACGAGCTGCGGCGGACCGCCTTGCCAAGCGTCTACGCGGTCGGTGATTGCACCGGCGCGCCGCTCCTCGCGCACAAAGCGATGAAGGAAGGCGTCATCGCGGCCGAGGTCATCGCGGGCATGAAGTCCGCTTACGATCCGATGGCGATGCCGAACTGCGTCTACACGGATCCCGAAGTCGCGACGGTCGGCCTTTCGGAAGAGCAAGCGAAGGCGGCCGGCTACGAGATCAGCATCGGCAAGTTCCGCTTAGCTGCGCTCGGCCGAGCGCGCACGGTCGGCATCACCGAAGGTATGGTCAAGGTCATCGGCGACAAGAAGACGGACCTCGTGCTCGGCGTTCACATCGTATCGCCGATGGCCGAGGCGATGATCGCCGAAGCGGTCATCGCGATCGAGATGGGCGCTACCGTCGAGGATATCGGCCTGTCCGTGCACCCGCATCCGACGTTCTCCGAGTCTATCATGGAAGCGTCGGAACTCTTGCACGGCCGAGCTATCCATATGGTCAACACCCCACCCAAGTAAGCGATGTAGTAGGCCGAGCGAAGCTCGGCGAAATGTAGTATGCCGAGCGAAGCTCGGCGAATAGAGCCAAGCATGGACGCCATCCTCGAAGATCTCGGACGCATCAGATACGGGCCGGCGCTCGACATCCAACGCCGCGCGCACGGCGAGCGCGTGCGCGACGAACGACCCGACACGTTCTTCTTCTGCGAACACGAGCCGGTCATCACGATGGGCAAGTCGGGCAAGAATCAGAACCTGCTCGTGTCGCGCGATGAGCTCGCGCGCCGCGGCG includes the following:
- the lpdA gene encoding dihydrolipoyl dehydrogenase is translated as MATRYDAIVIGGGPGGYSAAIRLGQLGKKVLCVESYRLGGVCLNVGCMPSKALLHVGEVITAARDVKEMGITFGEPKVDLPTLNKWKSKMIDDLVGGIGTLFKANKVEAMFGVATIVDKNTVRVKKNDGGDETLNADNLVIATGSEPVALPGFERNGKTVLNSDDAIAMAEVPRSIVILGAGVIGLEFATIYRRLGAEVTVVEMLDRALGDTDLETSTLLLRILKKQGINIHLKTKCASVDVRSNGIVAKLQGEVNVMQEAEKMLVAVGRRPRTPQGADKLGLAIDRGFIKVDELRRTALPSVYAVGDCTGAPLLAHKAMKEGVIAAEVIAGMKSAYDPMAMPNCVYTDPEVATVGLSEEQAKAAGYEISIGKFRLAALGRARTVGITEGMVKVIGDKKTDLVLGVHIVSPMAEAMIAEAVIAIEMGATVEDIGLSVHPHPTFSESIMEASELLHGRAIHMVNTPPK